The following proteins are co-located in the Larimichthys crocea isolate SSNF chromosome XXIV, L_crocea_2.0, whole genome shotgun sequence genome:
- the LOC104939931 gene encoding calpain-1 catalytic subunit: MPVPGACMNILEARQKQEGYGSITNPEKFLNQNYMELKQYCLIKGVRYIDDMFPPDVRSIGQGLLSPADLKRVEWLRPRKIAPNPDFVLDGISRFDFGQGIVGDCWFLASIGALTFQTEVLGQVVPLEQAFDDSYCGLFHFRFWRFGRWVDVVIDDKLPTINGRLIFVHSKDPNEFWPALMEKAYAKVCGSYTDMSAGTPAEALMDFTGGVHMCVQLGSPPQNLWELMCRAGQSKSLMGCGTHEGETSENTVLPNGLVQGHAYTVTGVKQMKSQGKPINLVRLWNPWGKGEWTGDWSDQSSLWKTVSAEDREMCLSVADDGEFWMTLEDFCKFYSDLDICCLCPSFLDGSSSCHWKSSFYDGRWVAGTTAGGCMNNRDSFWTNPQYRVKVDGDYPEKIGTKNMLVSLMQKPDKRNRRLVQNLHIGFSVFEVTKQYKELTGKFPASFFTSHAPVAQTKTYMNAREVMEFFLLKPGEYLIVPSTFNANETASFILTILSKAETHTYENSGGHSHNHEPIENVGRKETNGDANEDVKKRNFFRQHSDKYEEVDAAQLQILLNNEILKGDLKSGGFSLDACRSMVALMDTSITGKLNGQEFVRLWNKVVNYRDIFFRTDVSRTGTLSLSELRNAFIASGAKVSDDMLNLMALRYASAGQVTLESFISLILRLDCMYKIFKQLSDGKSMSLLESEWIYVSMYT; this comes from the exons ATGCCTGTACCTGGTGCATGTATGAACATCCTGGAGGCTCGTCAGAAGCAAGAGGGTTATGGTAGCATCACCAACCCTGAGAAGTTTCTCAACCAGAACTACATGGAGCTGAAACAGTACTGTCTCATCAAAGGAGTAAGGTACATAGACGACATGTTCCCACCTGATGTTAGATCCATCGGCCAAGGTCTACTGAGTCCTGCTGACCTGAAACGTGTGGAGTGGCTGAGACCACGG AAAATTGCTCCTAATCCTGACTTTGTTCTTGATGGGATCTCCAGGTTTGACTTTGGACAAGGAATAGTTG GAGACTGCTGGTTTCTTGCGTCTATTGGAGCTCTGACCTTTCAGACTGAAGTCCTCGGGCAAGTTGTTCCTCTCGAGCAAGCATTTGATGACAGCTACTGTGGGCTGTTCCACTTCAGG TTCTGGAGATTTGGAAGGTGGGTGGATGTTGTCATTGATGACAAGCTACCAACAATCAATGGCAGACTAATCTTCGTTCACTCCAAAGACCCAAATGAGTTCTGGCCTGCTTTGATGGAGAAAGCCTATGCCAA GGTGTGCGGTTCCTATACCGACATGAGTGCTGGAACTCCTGCCGAAGCTTTGATGGACTTCACTGGTGGTGTTCACATGTGTGTCCAGCTGGGATCCCCTCCTCAAAACTTGTGGGAGCTGATGTGTAGAGCTGGCCAATCCAAGTCATTAATGGGCTGTGGTACACATGAAGGG GAAACATCTGAAAACACTGTGCTGCCGAATGGATTGGTCCAAGGCCATGCCTATACTGTTACAGGGGTGAAACAG ATGAAGAGCCAAGGAAAACCCATAAACCTGGTGCGTCTGTGGAACCCCTGGGGAAAAGGGGAGTGGACTGGAGACTGGAGTGATCA GTCATCTCTGTGGAAAACCGTGAGTGCTGAAGATCGTGAAATGTGCCTTTCAGTGGCTGATGATGGAGAGTTTTG GATGACCCTGGAAGACTTCTGTAAATTCTACTCAGACCTCGACATCTGCTGCCTGTGTCCCAGCTTCCTTGATGGAAGCTCTTCTTGTCATTGGAAGTCCTCCTTCTATGACGGCAGATGGGTTGCGGGAACCACTGCTGGAGGATGCATGAATAATAGAG ACAGTTTCTGGACTAATCCGCAGTATCGTGTCAAGGTTGACGGTGATTATCCCGAGAAAATCGGTACAAAAAACATGCTGGTGTCTCTCATGCAAAAGCCTGACAAGAGGAACAGACGCCTGGTCCAAAATCTCCACATTGGATTCTCTGTATTTGAG GTGACCAAACAA tacAAGGAGCTGACCGGGAAGTTCCCAGCCTCTTTCTTCACCAGCCATGCACCTGTCGCCCAAACCAAAACCTACATGAATGCACGTGAGGTGATGGAGTTCTTTTTACTAAAGCCTGGTGAATACCTGATCGTGCCGTCCACCTTCAATGCCAATGAGACAGCCTCCTTCATCCTGACCATCCTCTCCAAAGCAGAAACCCACACCTA TGAAAACTCTGGAGGCCATAGCCACAACCATGAGCCAATTGAAAACGTTGGCAGAAAG GAAACAAATGGAGATGCAAACGAAGAtgtaaaaaagagaaactttttCCGTCAGCACTCGGACAAG tatGAAGAGGTGGATGCAGCGCAGCTCCAGATTCTTCTGAATAATGAAATCCTGAAAG GAGACTTGAAATCTGGAGGCTTCAGCCTTGATGCCTGTCGCAGCATGGTTGCTCTGATGGAC ACATCAATTACTGGCAAACTAAACGGTCAAGAATTTGTTCGTCTGTGGAACAAGGTCGTCAACTACAGG GACATTTTCTTCCGCACTGATGTTTCACGAACAGGAACGCTGTCACTGAGTGAGCTGAGGAATGCGTTCATAGCTTCAG gAGCGAAGGTCAGCGATGACATGCTCAATCTGATGGCTCTGCGTTATGCCTCCGCTGGACAGGTGACGCTGGAGAGCTTCATCAGTCTCATCCTTCGCTTGGACTGCATGTATA AAATCTTCAAACAACTGTCTGACGGAAAGAGCATGAGTCTTCTTGAGTCTGAg tgGATTTATGTTTCCATGTACACTTAA